From the genome of Clavibacter nebraskensis NCPPB 2581:
CGACGGCAAGACGATCGAGACCCTCGACCTCGGGCGCGACTCCATCAGCGAGGAACGCATCATCAAGGGCATGGTGGGCCGCGACCTGCAGAGCCGCTACCCCGACCGCACGCCGGACATCGGCGAGGAGATCCTGCGCATCGAGGACTGGACCGTCCACCACCCGCAGGAGCACTCCCGCGTCATCGTCGACCACGCCAACCTCAACGTCCGCGCGGGCGAGGTCGTCGGCATCGCCGGCCTCATGGGCGCGGGCCGCACCGAGCTCGCGATGAGCGTCTTCGGCCGCTCCTACGGCGCGAACATCTCCGGCAAGCTCTACAAGCGCGGCAAGGAGATCCAGGCCAAGACGGTCGGCGAGGCCATCAAGAACGGCCTCGCGTACGCCACCGAGGACCGCAAGCACTACGGCCTCAACCTCATCGACGACATCAAGCGCAACGTCTCCGGCGCCGCGCTCGAGAAGCTCGCGAAGGCCGGCTGGGTCGACGCCAACCAGGAGTACGTGGTGGCCGACGGCTACCGCAAGTCGATGAACATCAAGGCCCCGAGCGTGGGCGCCATCACCGGGAAGCTCTCCGGCGGCAACCAGCAGAAGGTCGTCCTCTCCAAGTGGATGTTCTCCGACCCGGACGTGCTGATCCTCGACGAGCCCACCCGCGGCATCGACGTCGGCGCCAAGTACGAGATCTACACGATCATCAACGCGCTCGCCGCGCAGGGGAAGGCCGTCATCGTCATCTCCAGCGAGCTGCCCGAGCTGCTCGGCATCTGCGACCGGATCTACGCCCTCTCCGCCGGGCGCATCACGGGTCAGCTGCCGATCGCCGAGGCGACCCCCGAGAGCCTCATGACCTACATGACCAAGGAAAAGGAATAGTCACCATGTCCAGTCTCAGCAGTGTGGCGGGTTTCCTCGTCAGTCGCCTCAGGCAGATCGGCATCTTCATCGCGCTGATCGCGATCGTGGTGCTGTTCCAGATCCTCACCGACGGGACGCTCCTCGAGCCCCGCAACGTCACGAGCATCGTCGTCCAGAACGCCTACATCCTGATCCTCGCGATCGGCATGGTGATGATCATCATCGCCGGCCACATCGACCTGTCGGTCGGTTCCGTGGTGGCCCTCATCGGCGCTGTCTCGGGCGTGTTCGCGGTCAACTGGGGCTGGCCCTGGTACGTCTCGATCATCGCGAGCCTCGTGATCGGCGGCCTCATCGGCGCCTGGCAGGGCTTCTGGGTGGCGTACGTCGGCATCCCCGCGTTCATCGTGACCCTCGCCGGCATGCTCACCTTCCGCGGTCTCGCGCAGATTGTCCTGGAGAACCGCCCCATCACGCCGTTCCCGGACGAGTACGTCTCGGTCGGCGCGGGCTTCCTGCCCGACCCCTCGGGCGGCACGTCCTACCTCGAGTGGGTCACCGTCACGCTGGGCGTACTGGCCGCGATCTTCCTGGTCGCGCAGCAGCTCCGCGAGCGTCGCGCCCGCGTCAAGCTCAACCTCGAGGACGAGCCCTTCTCCTGGTTCATCACGAAGCTCGCGACCATCGCGATCCTCGTGCTCGGCATCACGTACCTGCTCGCCAGCTACCAGGGCACGCCGATCGTGCTGGTCATCCTCGCGGTCCTCGTGCTCGTGTACACGGCGGTCATGGGGCGCAGCATCTTCGGTCGCCACATCTACGCCCGAGGTGGCAACCTCAACGCGGCGCAGCTGTCCGGCATCAACACGAAGCGCGTCGACTTCCTGCTCTTCGTGAACATGGGCTTCCTGGCCGCGCTCGCGGGCATCGCCTTCACCGCCCGCAGCAACTCGGCGCTCCCCGGCGCCGGCAACGGCTTCGAGCTCGACGCGATCGCCGCGGTGTTCATCGGCGGCGCGGCCGTCACCGGCGGCATCGGCACCGTGACGGGCGCCATGATCGGTGGTCTGATCATGGGCGTGCTGAACAACGGCATGTCGCTGCTCGGCCTCGGCACGGAGTACCAGCAGCTCATCAAGGGCCTCGTGCTCCTGCTGGCCGTCGCGTTCGACGTGTTCAACAAGAGCCGCGGATCCAAGTCCGCGACCTGATCCACCCGCGCTCCGGCGCACGCAGAAGGGCCCGGCATCCGAGTGGATGCCGGGCCTTTCTCGTGCGCCACGCCACAAATCCGCATGGCCTACTTCGAGAGCGCAAGGAGCGAGACCCGTGTGTGGAGAACTTTCGAGCGGAAAGGTTCGCGTCTCTAAGATCCGGTCATGAGAAAATGTAGGGGCAACGCTTCCTCACGACGCCTCTCGTTCGGCAACGATGTCGAAACACCTTTCCGGCGACCGCTCGCCAGATTCGGGCCGATCGTCGTCACGGTGATTGCCGCAT
Proteins encoded in this window:
- the mmsB gene encoding multiple monosaccharide ABC transporter permease, with translation MSSLSSVAGFLVSRLRQIGIFIALIAIVVLFQILTDGTLLEPRNVTSIVVQNAYILILAIGMVMIIIAGHIDLSVGSVVALIGAVSGVFAVNWGWPWYVSIIASLVIGGLIGAWQGFWVAYVGIPAFIVTLAGMLTFRGLAQIVLENRPITPFPDEYVSVGAGFLPDPSGGTSYLEWVTVTLGVLAAIFLVAQQLRERRARVKLNLEDEPFSWFITKLATIAILVLGITYLLASYQGTPIVLVILAVLVLVYTAVMGRSIFGRHIYARGGNLNAAQLSGINTKRVDFLLFVNMGFLAALAGIAFTARSNSALPGAGNGFELDAIAAVFIGGAAVTGGIGTVTGAMIGGLIMGVLNNGMSLLGLGTEYQQLIKGLVLLLAVAFDVFNKSRGSKSAT
- the mmsA gene encoding multiple monosaccharide ABC transporter ATP-binding protein, with translation MANHILEMRGITKTFPGVKALQDVTLEVTRGTCHAICGENGAGKSTLMKVLSGVYPAGSYDGDIVLENEVVKFSSIRDSEKSGVVIIHQELALSPFLSIAENIFLGNEISKGGFIDWNATNVEAAKLLARVGLSDNPATKIADIGVGKQQLVEIAKALSKEVKLLILDEPTAALNDEDSAHLLDLIKHLKGQGITSIIISHKLNEIKAIADAVTIIRDGKTIETLDLGRDSISEERIIKGMVGRDLQSRYPDRTPDIGEEILRIEDWTVHHPQEHSRVIVDHANLNVRAGEVVGIAGLMGAGRTELAMSVFGRSYGANISGKLYKRGKEIQAKTVGEAIKNGLAYATEDRKHYGLNLIDDIKRNVSGAALEKLAKAGWVDANQEYVVADGYRKSMNIKAPSVGAITGKLSGGNQQKVVLSKWMFSDPDVLILDEPTRGIDVGAKYEIYTIINALAAQGKAVIVISSELPELLGICDRIYALSAGRITGQLPIAEATPESLMTYMTKEKE